One Micromonospora sp. WMMD812 genomic window carries:
- a CDS encoding PRC-barrel domain containing protein has protein sequence MRAGELLGRTAYDRRGRRLGRVVDLVVRGGFPDGRLRLTDVVVTGHWYGRLSGRLIGPERHPSGPWAIRLVAHRLARSTRLVPIGQVRLEPPVPGFPRPPGA, from the coding sequence GTGCGAGCGGGTGAGCTGCTCGGGCGGACCGCGTACGACCGGCGGGGCCGCCGGCTCGGCCGGGTGGTGGACCTGGTCGTGCGCGGCGGGTTTCCCGACGGCCGGCTCCGCCTCACCGACGTGGTGGTCACCGGGCACTGGTACGGCCGGCTCAGCGGGCGGCTGATCGGGCCGGAGCGGCACCCGTCCGGCCCGTGGGCGATCCGGCTGGTCGCGCACCGGCTGGCCCGCAGCACCCGGCTGGTGCCGATCGGCCAGGTCCGGCTGGAGCCGCCGGTGCCGGGCTTCCCCCGCCCACCCGGCGCCTGA
- a CDS encoding acyltransferase: MTDAPEAPGDDVRIAATADVDERATVRSGTRVWHLAQIREDASVGRNCVIGRGAYVGPGVRLGDNVKLQNHALVYEPAELADGVFVGPAAVLTNDEYPRAVTPEGRLKTGADWTAVGVVVGEGAAIGARAVCVAPVTIGRWALIAAGAVVTKDVPDFALVVGVPARRVGWVGLAGEPLVAKGGGGYVCPRTGAEYREDAGRLTEVPSGAA, from the coding sequence ATGACCGACGCCCCCGAGGCACCGGGCGACGACGTGCGGATCGCCGCGACGGCCGACGTGGACGAGCGGGCCACCGTCCGGTCCGGCACCCGGGTCTGGCACCTCGCGCAGATCCGTGAGGACGCGTCGGTCGGCCGGAACTGCGTCATCGGCCGGGGCGCGTACGTGGGGCCCGGCGTCCGCCTCGGCGACAACGTCAAACTCCAGAACCACGCCCTGGTGTACGAGCCGGCGGAGCTGGCCGACGGCGTCTTCGTCGGACCGGCCGCGGTGCTCACCAACGACGAGTACCCACGCGCGGTGACTCCGGAGGGCCGGCTCAAGACCGGCGCGGACTGGACGGCGGTCGGGGTGGTGGTCGGCGAGGGTGCGGCGATCGGCGCGCGGGCGGTCTGTGTGGCGCCGGTCACGATCGGCCGGTGGGCGCTGATCGCGGCGGGCGCCGTGGTCACCAAGGACGTGCCGGACTTCGCGCTGGTGGTCGGCGTGCCGGCCCGCCGGGTCGGCTGGGTGGGGCTGGCGGGTGAGCCGCTGGTCGCCAAGGGCGGCGGCGGGTACGTCTGCCCGCGCACCGGCGCCGAGTACCGCGAGGACGCGGGGCGGCTCACCGAGGTGCCGTCGGGGGCCGCGTGA
- a CDS encoding DegT/DnrJ/EryC1/StrS family aminotransferase has protein sequence MNRIPVMVPRLGEEEAQAAAEAVRSGWVAQGPRVARFEREFAALVGADHGVAVSSCTTALHLALVLLDVGPGDEVVVPSFSFIATANAVRYVGATPVFADVDLDTGNLTVATVDAVRTSRTRAVIAVHQGGVPFDVAALRDAAVGWGVPLVEDAACAAGSTAYGRPVGAGAAISAWSFHPRKLLTTGEGGMVTVDDPEWAARLRRLREHGMNVSAADRHASAQPVLEAYLETAFNYRMTDIQAAIGLVQLGRLAELVTQRRALAARYHDLLADVDGLRPVRDPGHGETNYQSFWVLIGPEYGVGRDEVLAELAAAGVSARRGIMAAHLEPAYAGVASAPLPVTERLTRDSLILPLHHQLTEDDQRHIVGVLRKLAR, from the coding sequence ATGAACCGGATTCCCGTGATGGTGCCGCGGCTCGGTGAGGAGGAGGCGCAGGCCGCCGCCGAGGCGGTCCGCTCCGGCTGGGTGGCCCAGGGGCCGCGGGTGGCCCGTTTCGAGCGGGAGTTCGCCGCGCTGGTGGGAGCCGACCACGGCGTCGCGGTCAGCTCCTGCACCACGGCGCTGCACCTGGCGCTGGTGCTGCTCGACGTCGGCCCGGGCGACGAGGTCGTCGTGCCGTCGTTCTCCTTCATCGCCACCGCCAACGCGGTGCGCTACGTCGGCGCGACCCCGGTCTTCGCCGACGTCGACCTCGACACCGGCAACCTGACGGTGGCGACCGTCGACGCGGTGCGCACGTCCCGCACCCGGGCGGTGATCGCCGTTCACCAGGGCGGCGTGCCGTTCGACGTGGCCGCGCTGCGCGACGCCGCCGTCGGGTGGGGGGTGCCGCTGGTCGAGGACGCCGCCTGCGCCGCCGGCTCCACGGCGTACGGGCGGCCGGTCGGGGCCGGCGCGGCGATCTCGGCCTGGTCGTTCCACCCTCGCAAGCTGCTGACCACCGGCGAGGGCGGGATGGTCACGGTGGACGACCCCGAGTGGGCCGCCCGGCTGCGCCGCCTGCGCGAGCACGGCATGAACGTCTCGGCGGCCGACCGCCACGCCAGCGCCCAGCCGGTGCTGGAGGCCTACCTGGAGACCGCCTTCAACTACCGCATGACCGACATCCAGGCGGCGATCGGCCTCGTGCAGCTCGGCCGGCTCGCCGAGCTGGTGACGCAGCGGCGCGCGCTCGCCGCCCGCTACCACGACCTGCTCGCCGACGTGGACGGTCTGCGGCCGGTCCGCGACCCCGGCCACGGGGAAACCAACTACCAGTCGTTCTGGGTGCTGATCGGCCCGGAGTACGGGGTCGGCCGCGACGAGGTGCTCGCCGAGCTGGCCGCGGCCGGCGTGTCGGCGCGGCGCGGGATCATGGCCGCCCACCTGGAGCCGGCGTACGCCGGCGTGGCGTCCGCGCCGCTGCCGGTGACCGAGCGGCTGACCCGCGACTCGCTGATCCTGCCGCTGCACCACCAGCTGACCGAGGACGACCAGCGCCACATCGTCGGCGTGCTGCGCAAGCTGGCCCGCTGA
- a CDS encoding NAD-dependent epimerase/dehydratase family protein: MSAVEIAGARALVTGGAGTIGSHVVDELVRGGAAEVVVLDNFVRGRRENLAHALPHGTVRLVEGDIRDTALVHELTRGKDLVFHLAAIRITQCAEEPRLANEVLVDGTFTVLEAAAAAKVRKVVLSSSASVYGLADAFPTTERHHPYHNDTFYGAAKAFNEGMARSFHSMYGLDYVALRYFNVYGPRMDIHGLYTEVLIRWMERIEAGTPPLILGDGLQTMDFVHVADIARANILAARADVTDEVFNIASGTETSLGELARALSDVMKSDLAPEYGPARAVNGVTRRLADTGAAERRLGFRAEIGLHEGLQGLVDWWRAEK; this comes from the coding sequence ATGAGTGCCGTGGAGATCGCCGGGGCACGGGCCCTGGTCACCGGTGGAGCGGGCACGATCGGCTCCCACGTCGTCGACGAACTGGTCCGCGGCGGCGCGGCGGAGGTCGTCGTGCTGGACAACTTCGTCCGTGGCCGGCGGGAGAACCTGGCCCACGCCCTGCCGCACGGCACCGTACGCCTGGTCGAGGGCGACATCCGGGACACGGCGCTCGTGCACGAGCTGACCCGGGGCAAGGACCTGGTCTTCCACCTCGCCGCGATCCGCATCACCCAGTGCGCGGAGGAGCCCCGGCTCGCCAACGAGGTGCTGGTCGACGGCACCTTCACCGTCCTCGAGGCGGCGGCGGCCGCCAAGGTCCGCAAGGTCGTCCTCTCCTCGTCGGCCTCCGTGTACGGGCTCGCCGACGCGTTCCCGACCACCGAGCGGCACCACCCGTACCACAACGACACGTTCTACGGCGCCGCGAAGGCGTTCAACGAGGGCATGGCGCGCAGCTTCCACAGCATGTACGGCCTGGACTACGTCGCCCTGCGCTACTTCAACGTCTACGGGCCCCGGATGGACATCCACGGCCTCTACACCGAGGTCCTGATCCGCTGGATGGAGCGGATCGAGGCCGGCACTCCCCCGCTGATCCTCGGCGACGGCCTGCAGACCATGGACTTCGTGCACGTCGCCGACATCGCCCGGGCCAACATCCTGGCCGCCCGGGCGGACGTGACCGACGAGGTGTTCAACATCGCCAGCGGCACCGAGACCAGCCTCGGCGAGCTGGCCCGGGCGCTCAGCGACGTGATGAAGTCCGACCTCGCGCCGGAGTACGGCCCGGCCCGCGCGGTCAACGGGGTCACCCGCCGGCTGGCCGACACCGGCGCCGCGGAGCGGCGGCTGGGCTTCCGCGCCGAGATCGGCCTGCACGAAGGGCTCCAGGGGCTGGTCGACTGGTGGCGGGCGGAGAAATGA
- a CDS encoding acetyltransferase codes for MRDLVIVGAGGFARETAAAVRAINDSRPTWRLRGFLDDDPVLHGTARAGLPILGGTDRLADLPDAAVVVCVGSPRDYRARRRIVRRLALPPQRYATLVHPRAEVGAGSVLGPGTVLLAGVVLTADVTVGAHVAVMPHAVLTHDDRLHDHVTVASGVRLGGGAVLRPGAYVGAGALVREGVTVGEWSLVGMGSVVLRDVPPGEVWAGNPARRLRAADLPAEPDGTGPVAAEPGQVSAGAAEPGRVRPEPDGPGEVSTPPASIGELTVPKLVGS; via the coding sequence ATGCGCGACCTGGTCATCGTCGGTGCGGGCGGCTTCGCGCGGGAGACCGCCGCGGCGGTCCGCGCGATCAACGACTCCCGTCCCACCTGGCGGCTGCGCGGCTTCCTCGACGACGACCCCGTCCTGCACGGCACCGCCCGCGCGGGCCTGCCGATCCTCGGCGGCACCGACCGGCTGGCCGACCTGCCGGACGCGGCGGTGGTGGTCTGCGTGGGCAGCCCGCGCGACTACCGGGCGCGGCGGCGGATCGTGCGGCGGCTCGCCCTGCCACCCCAGCGGTACGCGACGCTCGTCCACCCCCGCGCCGAGGTCGGCGCCGGCAGTGTCCTCGGGCCGGGCACCGTGCTGCTCGCCGGCGTGGTGCTCACCGCGGACGTGACGGTCGGCGCCCACGTCGCGGTCATGCCGCACGCCGTCCTGACCCACGACGACCGGCTGCACGACCACGTGACCGTCGCCTCCGGGGTACGCCTCGGCGGCGGGGCGGTGCTGCGGCCCGGCGCGTACGTCGGCGCGGGCGCGCTGGTCCGCGAGGGCGTGACGGTCGGTGAGTGGTCGCTGGTCGGGATGGGTTCCGTGGTGCTGCGCGACGTGCCGCCCGGCGAGGTCTGGGCCGGCAACCCGGCCCGCCGGCTGCGCGCGGCCGACCTGCCGGCGGAGCCGGACGGGACGGGGCCCGTGGCCGCGGAGCCGGGGCAGGTGTCGGCCGGGGCGGCGGAGCCGGGGCGCGTCCGGCCGGAGCCGGACGGGCCGGGAGAGGTGTCGACGCCGCCGGCGTCGATCGGGGAACTGACCGTGCCGAAGCTTGTGGGGAGCTGA
- a CDS encoding divalent metal cation transporter, translated as MRRLLAATLGILSAVGGFVDIGDLVAASQAGARFGMGHAWVLLVGVVGICAYAEMAGRIAAVSGRAVFDLVRERLGARVALLNLAASYLVTVLTLAAELGGVALALRLASGLPYLIWVPVAGFAVWLVLWRMRFPLMERVWGLAGLALVVFAIALFALPTDWAALARGAVQPAEAGFGWGAYWFVAVALFASTVSPYEVVFFSSGGVEERWSAADLADARSSVLIGFPVGGFLALSLIATATVVFHPSGASLDRLDQVAEPAVLAFGAVGLAVAALAFFAVTFGAALETGLSAAYSAAQYFGWQWGKRVSPREAARFHTVLLVSILLGVLVLLTTVDPIALTEYMLIVSAVALPLTYLPILIVANDRTYLGDRVNGRLLNLLGAVFLLLIVAASVAAIPLAITTRMGQ; from the coding sequence GTGAGGAGACTCCTCGCCGCGACGCTCGGCATCCTCTCCGCCGTGGGTGGCTTCGTGGACATCGGCGACCTGGTCGCGGCGAGCCAGGCCGGCGCCCGGTTCGGGATGGGCCACGCCTGGGTGCTGCTGGTCGGCGTGGTGGGCATCTGCGCGTACGCTGAGATGGCCGGTCGGATCGCGGCGGTGAGCGGCCGAGCGGTCTTCGACCTGGTCCGGGAGCGGCTCGGCGCCCGCGTCGCGCTGCTGAACCTGGCCGCGTCGTACCTGGTCACGGTGCTCACCCTGGCGGCGGAGCTGGGCGGCGTGGCACTGGCCCTGCGGCTGGCCTCCGGGCTGCCGTACCTGATCTGGGTGCCGGTCGCCGGTTTCGCGGTGTGGCTGGTGCTGTGGCGAATGCGGTTCCCGCTGATGGAGCGGGTCTGGGGGCTGGCCGGGCTGGCCCTGGTGGTGTTCGCGATCGCGTTGTTCGCCCTGCCCACCGACTGGGCCGCCCTGGCCCGGGGTGCAGTGCAGCCGGCGGAGGCCGGTTTCGGCTGGGGCGCGTACTGGTTCGTGGCGGTGGCGCTCTTCGCCTCCACGGTCAGCCCGTACGAGGTGGTCTTCTTCTCCTCCGGCGGGGTGGAGGAGCGGTGGAGCGCCGCGGACCTGGCCGACGCCCGGTCCAGCGTGCTGATCGGGTTCCCGGTCGGCGGCTTCCTCGCGCTGTCGCTGATCGCCACCGCGACGGTGGTCTTCCACCCGTCGGGGGCGTCGCTGGACCGGCTCGACCAGGTCGCCGAGCCGGCGGTGCTGGCGTTCGGGGCGGTCGGTCTGGCGGTCGCGGCGCTGGCGTTCTTCGCGGTGACCTTCGGCGCCGCGCTGGAGACCGGGCTGTCCGCCGCGTACTCCGCCGCCCAGTACTTCGGCTGGCAGTGGGGCAAGCGGGTCAGCCCCCGGGAGGCCGCTCGGTTCCACACGGTGCTGCTGGTGAGCATCCTGCTGGGGGTGCTGGTGCTGCTCACCACGGTCGACCCGATCGCGCTCACCGAGTACATGCTGATCGTGAGCGCGGTGGCGCTGCCGCTGACCTACCTGCCGATCCTCATCGTCGCCAACGACCGGACGTACCTCGGCGACCGGGTCAACGGCCGGCTGCTGAACCTGCTCGGGGCGGTGTTCCTTCTGCTCATCGTGGCGGCCTCGGTCGCCGCGATCCCGCTGGCGATCACCACGAGGATGGGACAGTGA
- a CDS encoding PaaI family thioesterase produces MDKPDLTGGFVALLGLRIEEASADRVLIRWAVRPELHQPFGIQHGGVYCSVVETAASVGASLWFGDRGTVVGVSNQTDFLRAVRDGELTAVGTPVHRGRSQQLWQVVINDGDDRLVARGQVRLQNLSRTA; encoded by the coding sequence GTGGACAAGCCGGATCTGACCGGGGGCTTCGTCGCCCTGCTCGGGCTGCGGATCGAGGAGGCGAGCGCCGATCGCGTGCTCATCCGGTGGGCGGTTCGCCCGGAGCTGCACCAGCCGTTCGGCATCCAGCACGGCGGGGTGTACTGCTCGGTGGTGGAGACGGCGGCCAGCGTCGGCGCCTCGCTGTGGTTCGGCGACCGCGGGACGGTCGTCGGAGTGTCGAACCAGACGGACTTCCTGCGCGCCGTCCGGGACGGCGAGCTCACCGCGGTCGGCACGCCGGTGCACCGCGGCCGTAGCCAGCAGCTCTGGCAGGTGGTGATCAACGACGGCGACGACCGGCTGGTCGCCCGCGGGCAGGTCCGACTGCAGAACCTCTCCCGCACCGCGTAG
- a CDS encoding hemolysin family protein, translating to MQSYWGQLALVGVLVILNAVFAGSEMALVSLRDSQVQRLERTSRAGRVLARLATDPNRFLATIQIGITLAGFLASAAAAVSLAKPLVPLLGSLGDAAEPVAIVAVTLALTFVTLVFGELAPKRIAMQSAERWALLVARPLDLLATLTRPAVWALGATSDLVVRLVGLDPSPQRDEISPDELRDIVAGNHGFTKEQQTIIAGAVEIADRRLRAVLVPRLQVFCLDSGTTAEAARLVLAATGHSRAPVVRHGGLDDAVGVLHLRDLVGVPDDRPVDECARPPMLLPDSLPVVDALRQFKAERQHIALVVDERGAVDGIVTLEDILEEIVGEIYDETDRDVRAVRTDPDGALRVPGTFPVHDLPDIGVTLAGRPAGDYTTIAGLVLACLGHIPTVAGEDVAIDGWRLEVARIDHRAITEVRLHRLPDPAADETDPDAEPALDEARG from the coding sequence GTGCAGAGCTACTGGGGCCAACTGGCGCTGGTCGGAGTCCTGGTCATCCTCAACGCGGTGTTCGCCGGCAGCGAGATGGCGCTGGTCTCGCTCCGGGACAGCCAGGTGCAGCGGCTGGAGCGCACCAGCCGGGCCGGCCGGGTGCTGGCCCGCCTGGCGACGGACCCGAACCGCTTCCTCGCCACCATCCAGATCGGCATCACGCTCGCCGGTTTCCTCGCCTCGGCCGCCGCCGCGGTCTCCCTGGCCAAGCCGCTGGTCCCGCTGCTCGGGTCGCTCGGCGACGCGGCCGAGCCGGTCGCCATCGTGGCGGTCACCCTGGCGCTGACCTTCGTCACCCTGGTCTTCGGCGAGCTCGCCCCGAAGCGGATCGCCATGCAGTCGGCCGAGCGGTGGGCGCTGCTGGTGGCCCGTCCGCTGGACCTGCTCGCCACCCTCACCCGCCCCGCCGTGTGGGCCCTCGGCGCCACCAGCGACCTGGTCGTCCGCCTGGTCGGGCTCGACCCGAGCCCGCAGCGCGACGAGATCAGCCCCGACGAGCTGCGGGACATCGTCGCCGGCAACCACGGGTTCACCAAGGAACAGCAGACCATCATCGCCGGCGCGGTGGAGATCGCGGACCGGCGGCTGCGGGCGGTGCTGGTGCCCCGGCTGCAGGTCTTCTGCCTGGACAGCGGCACGACCGCCGAGGCGGCCCGGCTGGTGCTGGCCGCCACCGGGCACTCCCGGGCGCCGGTGGTGCGGCACGGCGGGCTGGACGACGCGGTCGGCGTCCTCCACCTGCGGGACCTCGTCGGAGTGCCGGACGACCGGCCGGTGGACGAGTGCGCCCGCCCACCGATGCTGCTGCCCGACTCGCTGCCGGTGGTGGACGCGCTGCGCCAGTTCAAGGCCGAACGCCAGCACATCGCGCTGGTGGTCGACGAGCGCGGCGCGGTCGACGGCATCGTCACCCTGGAGGACATCCTCGAGGAGATCGTCGGGGAGATCTACGACGAGACCGATCGGGACGTACGCGCGGTGCGCACCGATCCGGACGGCGCGCTGCGGGTGCCCGGCACCTTCCCGGTGCACGACCTTCCGGACATCGGCGTCACGCTGGCCGGCCGGCCCGCCGGCGACTACACGACCATCGCCGGCCTGGTGCTCGCCTGCCTGGGGCACATTCCCACGGTGGCCGGCGAGGACGTCGCGATCGACGGCTGGCGGCTGGAGGTCGCCCGGATCGACCACCGGGCCATCACCGAGGTCCGGCTGCACCGCCTTCCCGACCCCGCCGCCGACGAGACGGACCCGGACGCCGAACCGGCCCTCGACGAGGCGCGAGGCTGA
- a CDS encoding Gfo/Idh/MocA family oxidoreductase, with the protein MNASHAATDEPIGVAVVGAGYWGPNLVRNFQSSTDFRLRALCDLDVGRARRVLGDYSTVRATDDLASVLADDTVRAVAVATPAGTHLEVATAALRAGKHVLVEKPLAASFAQGRALVAEAERRGLSLMCDHTYCYTPAVLRIRELLHGGQLGELQYLDSVRINLGLVQRDIDVMWDLAPHDLSILDFILPPGVAPVSVAAHGADRIGAGRACVAYLTLHLNTGAIAHIHVNWLSPVKIRTTIIGGSKRTLVWDDLNPSQRLSIFDRGVDVASAEELGDEQRRDMLVSYRSGDMVAPALTEREALRTMVEEYARSIRSGTPALTDGRAGLRVIAVLEAASRSLADGGRLVDLDEWVDA; encoded by the coding sequence GTGAACGCATCGCATGCTGCCACCGACGAACCGATCGGTGTGGCCGTCGTCGGGGCCGGCTACTGGGGTCCGAATCTCGTCCGCAATTTCCAGTCGTCCACCGACTTCCGGCTGCGCGCGCTCTGCGACCTCGACGTGGGCCGGGCCCGGCGGGTGCTCGGCGACTACTCGACGGTGCGGGCCACCGACGACCTGGCGAGTGTGCTGGCCGACGACACGGTGCGGGCGGTGGCCGTCGCCACCCCGGCCGGCACCCACCTCGAGGTGGCGACCGCGGCGCTGCGGGCCGGCAAGCACGTGCTCGTGGAGAAGCCGCTCGCGGCCAGCTTCGCGCAGGGCCGGGCGCTGGTCGCCGAGGCCGAGCGGCGGGGCCTGTCGCTGATGTGCGACCACACCTACTGCTACACGCCGGCGGTGCTGCGCATCCGCGAGCTGCTGCACGGCGGGCAGCTGGGCGAGCTGCAGTACCTCGACTCCGTACGGATCAACCTGGGGTTGGTCCAGCGCGACATCGACGTGATGTGGGACTTGGCGCCGCACGACCTGTCGATCCTCGACTTCATCCTCCCGCCGGGCGTCGCGCCGGTCTCGGTGGCCGCGCACGGCGCGGACCGGATCGGTGCGGGCCGGGCCTGCGTCGCCTACCTGACGCTGCACCTCAACACCGGCGCGATCGCGCACATCCACGTCAACTGGCTCTCCCCGGTGAAGATCCGCACCACGATCATCGGTGGCTCGAAGCGGACCCTGGTCTGGGACGACCTCAACCCGAGCCAGCGACTGTCCATCTTCGACCGTGGGGTGGACGTGGCGTCGGCCGAGGAGCTCGGCGACGAGCAGCGCCGGGACATGCTGGTGTCGTACCGCTCGGGCGACATGGTCGCGCCGGCGCTGACCGAACGCGAGGCGCTGCGCACCATGGTCGAGGAGTACGCCCGCTCGATCCGCAGCGGCACGCCCGCGCTGACCGACGGTCGGGCCGGGCTGCGGGTGATCGCCGTCCTGGAGGCCGCCTCGCGGAGTCTCGCCGATGGCGGTCGCCTGGTCGACCTCGACGAGTGGGTCGACGCGTGA
- a CDS encoding DegT/DnrJ/EryC1/StrS family aminotransferase, with the protein MPGIPLVDLGAAHAEVAEEVEAGFKRVIADTAFIGGAEVAAFEREYAAFSGVPHCVGVANGTDALELALRAVGVGPGAEVVLPTNTFIATAEAVARTGARPVLVDCDPDTYLIDVEAALAAVTPATRAVVPVHLYGQLAPVERLRAGLAGSDVAVVEDAAQCQGATRHGRGAGVEGIAATSFYPGKNLGAYGDAGAVVTADAALATAVRTLGSHGGLTKYAHDVIGVNSRLDGLQAVVLRAKLARLATWNAARRAAAARYDALLESVDVIRPVTLAGNEHVWHIYCVRVPGDGTADRRDAVLGRLHAAGVGAGIHYPVPVHRTPAFAGLGHPRGAFPRAERIAAELLSLPIYPQITPDQQEAVVAALIAALG; encoded by the coding sequence ATGCCGGGAATTCCGCTCGTCGATCTGGGCGCCGCGCACGCGGAGGTCGCGGAGGAGGTAGAGGCCGGCTTCAAGCGGGTCATCGCCGACACCGCCTTCATCGGTGGCGCCGAGGTCGCCGCGTTCGAACGGGAGTACGCCGCCTTCAGCGGCGTGCCGCACTGTGTCGGGGTGGCGAACGGCACCGACGCGCTCGAACTGGCGCTGCGCGCCGTGGGGGTCGGGCCGGGTGCCGAGGTGGTGCTGCCGACGAACACCTTCATCGCCACCGCCGAGGCGGTCGCCCGCACCGGCGCGCGGCCGGTGCTGGTCGACTGCGACCCCGACACGTACCTGATCGACGTCGAGGCGGCGCTGGCCGCGGTCACGCCGGCCACCCGGGCGGTCGTCCCGGTGCACCTCTACGGTCAGCTCGCGCCGGTGGAGCGGCTGCGGGCCGGCCTGGCCGGTAGTGACGTCGCCGTCGTCGAGGACGCCGCGCAGTGCCAGGGCGCCACCCGGCACGGGCGGGGCGCGGGGGTCGAGGGCATCGCCGCGACGAGCTTCTACCCGGGCAAGAACCTGGGCGCGTACGGGGACGCGGGTGCCGTCGTCACCGCCGACGCCGCGCTCGCCACGGCGGTCCGCACGCTCGGCAGCCACGGCGGCCTCACGAAGTACGCGCACGACGTGATCGGGGTGAACAGCCGGCTGGACGGCCTCCAGGCGGTGGTGCTCCGCGCCAAGCTGGCCCGGCTGGCGACGTGGAACGCCGCGCGCCGCGCCGCGGCGGCCCGGTACGACGCGCTGCTGGAGTCGGTGGACGTGATCCGCCCGGTGACGCTGGCGGGCAACGAGCACGTCTGGCACATCTACTGCGTCCGGGTCCCGGGGGACGGCACCGCCGACCGTCGGGACGCGGTGCTCGGGCGGCTCCACGCGGCCGGCGTCGGGGCGGGCATCCACTACCCGGTGCCCGTGCACCGGACGCCCGCGTTCGCCGGCCTCGGCCATCCGCGGGGCGCGTTCCCGCGCGCGGAGCGGATCGCGGCGGAACTGCTGTCGCTGCCGATCTACCCGCAGATCACGCCGGACCAGCAGGAGGCCGTGGTGGCGGCCCTGATCGCCGCGCTGGGCTGA
- the tyrS gene encoding tyrosine--tRNA ligase, with protein MSDSSLPPPGRDSLTDDLLWRGLIQDSTGLDELRELLDGGNATFYVGFDPTAPSLHVGNLMQVVMARRLQLAGHRPLLLVGGATGQIGDPKESAERTLNPPEVISGWVERIREQLSPFVSYTGENAAQLVNNLDWTGEMSVVEFLRDVGKHFPVNKMLAREVVKARLETGISFTEFSYQLLQANDFFELHRRHGCQLQFGGSDQWGNITAGVDYIRRRGAGPVQALTTPLVTKSDGTKFGKSETGSVWLDPAMTSPYAFYQFWVNVDDRDVDRYLRFFSFRPREELEELAKATAERPQARLAQRALAEELTTLVHGEREMAQAVAASQALFGRGSLEDLTLATLRAALTEAGLVQLDELPDVAGLLRDSGLVPSLKEARRVIAEGGAYVNNNRVTEADATVSPSDLLHDRYLVLRRGKRSFAGVELRR; from the coding sequence GTGAGCGACAGCAGCCTCCCGCCGCCCGGGCGGGACTCCCTGACCGATGACCTGCTCTGGCGGGGCCTGATCCAGGACTCGACCGGCCTCGACGAGCTGCGCGAGCTGCTCGACGGCGGGAACGCCACCTTCTATGTGGGCTTCGACCCGACCGCGCCGAGCCTGCACGTCGGCAACCTCATGCAGGTCGTGATGGCCCGGCGGCTCCAGCTGGCCGGGCACCGGCCGCTGCTGCTAGTCGGCGGGGCGACCGGCCAGATCGGCGACCCGAAGGAGAGCGCCGAACGCACCCTCAACCCGCCCGAGGTGATCTCCGGCTGGGTCGAGCGGATCCGCGAGCAGCTCTCGCCGTTCGTCTCCTACACCGGCGAGAACGCCGCCCAGCTGGTCAACAACCTCGACTGGACCGGCGAGATGTCGGTGGTGGAGTTCCTCCGGGACGTCGGAAAGCACTTCCCGGTGAACAAGATGCTGGCCCGCGAGGTGGTCAAGGCCCGGCTGGAGACCGGCATCAGCTTCACCGAGTTCAGCTACCAGCTGCTGCAGGCCAACGACTTCTTCGAGCTGCACCGCCGCCACGGCTGCCAGCTGCAGTTCGGCGGCTCCGACCAGTGGGGCAACATCACCGCGGGCGTCGACTACATCCGCCGGCGCGGCGCCGGGCCGGTGCAGGCGCTCACCACCCCGCTGGTGACCAAGTCCGACGGCACCAAGTTCGGCAAGAGCGAAACCGGCTCGGTCTGGCTCGACCCGGCGATGACCAGCCCCTACGCGTTCTACCAGTTCTGGGTCAACGTGGACGACCGGGACGTCGACCGCTACCTGCGCTTCTTCAGCTTCCGCCCCCGGGAGGAGCTGGAGGAGCTGGCGAAGGCGACGGCCGAGCGGCCGCAGGCCCGGCTCGCACAGCGGGCGCTCGCCGAGGAGCTGACCACGCTGGTGCACGGCGAGCGGGAGATGGCCCAGGCGGTCGCCGCCAGCCAGGCGCTCTTCGGGCGGGGGTCGCTCGAGGACCTGACCCTGGCCACGCTGCGGGCCGCGCTGACCGAGGCGGGTCTGGTGCAGCTCGACGAGTTGCCCGACGTGGCGGGGCTGCTCCGGGACTCCGGTCTGGTGCCGAGCCTGAAGGAGGCCCGGCGGGTGATCGCCGAGGGCGGCGCGTACGTCAACAACAACCGGGTCACCGAGGCCGACGCGACGGTGTCGCCGAGCGACCTGCTGCACGACCGGTACCTGGTGCTGCGCCGCGGCAAGCGGTCGTTCGCCGGCGTTGAGCTGCGGCGATAG